The nucleotide sequence CGAAATGATCGATCACCTGCCAGGCGAGAAAGACGACGATCCCAACCCCCAACAGGTTGATCGCCACCAACTTCCAGATCAGGCTGATTTTAGGGACTCGCACCTTATTTCTCCGCGAACTGGTAGCCGATCCCCCGGACGGTTTTAATGTATCGGGGCCGCGCCGGGCTTTTCTCGATCTTTTGCCGGAGATTCTTGATATGCGCATCGATCGTCCGATCGAGGACGTGGACCTCGCCCCTCGGGTACACTTCATCCAGCAGGGTCTCTCGCGAGAAGACCCGGCCGGGAGCCGCCATCAGCGTCACGAGAAGTTTGAATTCGAAATGGGTCAGCTGCAAGGGGGTTCCGTGGAGAGTGGCTTTGTGCTTCTCCGGGTTCACAACAAGACCCTGAAAGGAATAGGGCTTGAGGGGGCCCTTTTCCCTGCGCCGGAAACGGCGCAGAATGACCTTGACGCGGGCCACGACCTCTCTCGGACTGAAAGGTTTTACCACGTAATCATCCGCGCCGATCGAAAGTCCGACCAGCTTATCCACCTCTTCCACCTTGGCCGTCACCATCATGATCGGGACATCCGATTCCTGCCGGATCTTCTTGCAGACTTCAATACCATCCAGCTTAGGAATCATCAGATCGAGTAAAACAAAAACGGGGCGTCTCTTCTTGAAGAGAGAAAGCGCGTCGATCCCGTTGTCGGCTTCAAGGGTGTCGAACCCCTCCTTTTGAAGATAGAGGCCGAGAACCGAGGCCGTTTTCCGGTCGTCCTCCACGATCAAAACAGCCTCTTTCGAAGTAGGGTCCATTCGTTTTTCCTTTAATTTCGGTCGAGATTATAGCACGGCCGCATGAAGATAAGAAGAAGAGATGATGAAGAAACGGTGAAGGGAATCATCGGGCGCACGGAAAACGGGCCAACCTTCTTTCCGAAGAATTCTTGCCGCGATGGTTCGTAGGGCAATCCGGAAGGCCGAGGGGTTCGGTCCAGCTTCCCGCCTTGCCGGCCGGAATTCAATTTTGATATGATCATTTCATGATACGGCTTCTTATCGCGGTTATTCTGTCCGCCTCCTTCATTTCAGCCGAGGTCGGGGCGCAAACCGGAGGGCTCACGGGCCGGGTTTTGATCAATTC is from Nitrospiria bacterium and encodes:
- a CDS encoding response regulator transcription factor, whose amino-acid sequence is MDPTSKEAVLIVEDDRKTASVLGLYLQKEGFDTLEADNGIDALSLFKKRRPVFVLLDLMIPKLDGIEVCKKIRQESDVPIMMVTAKVEEVDKLVGLSIGADDYVVKPFSPREVVARVKVILRRFRRREKGPLKPYSFQGLVVNPEKHKATLHGTPLQLTHFEFKLLVTLMAAPGRVFSRETLLDEVYPRGEVHVLDRTIDAHIKNLRQKIEKSPARPRYIKTVRGIGYQFAEK